Proteins encoded in a region of the Planctomycetaceae bacterium genome:
- a CDS encoding exo-alpha-sialidase, producing MISGRAIAATLFALLLATGDTANDRGRVYSQEIEEKLQPLSYNNPGLLVDLGVGLWAWPMPMDYDGDGDLDLLVACPDKPSNGVYYFENTSQNAHTKMPVFRAPVHLGRTTHNFQVSYVDGKPRILRPGYEYVRGEDGRFDFDKAERIYPTNNVHNNAVRGNMWRYVDYDDDGDQDLVVGVGDWTDYGWDNAYDNSGHWRNGPLHGHVYLITNNGSDTAPQYSDSPERLQAAGGDIDVYGWPSPNFNDFDGDGDLDLLCGEFLDGFSYFENTGSRKQPVFAAGRKLLNDNGQPLVMDLQMITPTAIDWDQDGDIDLIVGDEDGRVALVENTGSRKGSLPVFRAPQYFQQEADTLKFGALATPYAWDWDGDGDQDILCGNTAGYIGYFENLGMAENGLPKWAAPRLLEEKFGQSRRPFRIMAGPDGSIQGPCEAKWGYTTLSVADWDADGDPDIIYNSILSRIGLLRNDNDALVDVEFDSGLNESPPEWYWWQTSASSALTQWRTTPVSIDFDSDQKLDLVALDQEGYLVLRSAAGTAQRIFVNEDNAPWQLNTKSCGGSGRIKLAVVDWDGDGRLDVLTNSENATWYRNCESRDGMIVLKKIGNLAKRNVAGHTSSPAACDFNKDGKPDLLIGAENGRLYHILHDDCLSWTDSQLVAAPPREDSGGRFPGFVREEFVYTKASFPECHASTICRTSRGLVTAWFGGTKEGKTDVGIWVSYHDGSNWSSPKQVADGVQHNDLRYPCWNPVLYQPPGDAPTLLFFKVGPSPSEWWGEMMVSYDRGRTFRDRVRLPEGIDGPVRCKPILLPDGKTLLCGSSTEYDGWRIHFESTVLENGLPVGTWNRIGPINTAEEFNAIQPTFLQHKDGRLQVLCRTRESVLTTSFSSDLGKTWSKLQAIDLPNPNSGIEVVTLKDGRHLLIYNHLGSGKTGWGRRGLLNLAISDDGLKWKKVGVLEQEEKAEFSYPAIIQTDDGLVHLSYTWKRQRIKHVVVDPEQIREGDVLTMENWHDR from the coding sequence ATGATTTCGGGACGAGCTATTGCGGCGACACTTTTCGCACTTTTGTTGGCCACCGGTGACACAGCGAACGACCGGGGTAGAGTCTATTCTCAGGAAATCGAGGAAAAGCTACAGCCGCTTTCCTACAACAACCCCGGCCTGCTTGTTGATCTTGGCGTCGGGCTGTGGGCCTGGCCAATGCCGATGGACTACGACGGGGATGGAGATCTTGACCTCCTGGTTGCATGCCCGGACAAGCCATCAAACGGTGTCTATTACTTCGAAAACACGTCACAGAATGCACACACCAAAATGCCGGTGTTCAGGGCGCCTGTACACCTTGGCAGGACGACACACAATTTCCAGGTCAGCTATGTCGACGGAAAACCGCGCATACTCCGGCCCGGGTATGAATATGTCCGCGGTGAGGATGGCAGGTTTGATTTCGACAAGGCCGAACGAATCTACCCAACGAATAACGTTCACAACAATGCCGTCCGCGGCAACATGTGGCGATACGTCGACTATGACGACGATGGGGATCAGGACCTGGTTGTTGGTGTTGGTGACTGGACCGATTATGGCTGGGACAATGCCTACGATAACTCGGGGCACTGGCGCAATGGTCCGTTGCATGGGCACGTGTATCTGATCACGAATAACGGAAGCGATACCGCACCGCAGTATTCGGATTCCCCTGAAAGGTTGCAGGCTGCAGGAGGTGACATTGATGTCTACGGTTGGCCTTCACCCAACTTCAATGATTTTGACGGCGATGGAGATCTTGACCTGCTGTGTGGCGAGTTCCTTGATGGATTCAGCTATTTCGAAAACACAGGATCGCGCAAACAACCGGTGTTCGCCGCTGGCCGGAAACTTTTGAACGACAACGGACAGCCTCTGGTCATGGATCTGCAGATGATCACGCCGACAGCGATTGACTGGGATCAGGACGGCGACATCGACTTGATTGTCGGCGATGAAGACGGCCGTGTCGCACTGGTTGAAAACACCGGTTCTCGAAAGGGAAGCCTGCCAGTCTTCAGGGCTCCACAGTACTTTCAGCAGGAAGCCGATACGCTGAAGTTTGGCGCTTTAGCAACTCCCTATGCCTGGGATTGGGATGGTGATGGTGACCAGGATATTCTTTGCGGGAATACAGCAGGATATATCGGGTACTTCGAAAACCTGGGGATGGCTGAAAATGGTCTTCCCAAATGGGCAGCTCCTCGACTGCTTGAAGAAAAATTCGGTCAGTCGCGACGCCCTTTCCGAATCATGGCCGGACCTGACGGATCGATTCAGGGGCCCTGCGAGGCAAAATGGGGATACACCACACTTTCCGTCGCCGACTGGGATGCTGACGGCGATCCCGACATTATCTACAACAGTATTCTTTCCCGTATTGGGCTGCTCCGAAACGACAACGACGCACTGGTAGATGTTGAATTCGATTCAGGGCTGAATGAATCCCCACCGGAGTGGTACTGGTGGCAAACGTCGGCCAGTTCTGCCCTGACACAGTGGCGGACAACACCGGTCTCGATCGATTTTGATAGCGACCAGAAGCTTGACCTGGTGGCTCTTGATCAGGAGGGCTATCTGGTTTTGCGTTCGGCTGCCGGGACTGCACAACGGATTTTTGTCAATGAAGATAACGCCCCGTGGCAGTTGAACACGAAATCCTGCGGAGGATCCGGTCGAATCAAGCTGGCGGTTGTGGACTGGGACGGCGACGGGCGTCTGGATGTCCTGACGAATTCAGAAAATGCCACCTGGTATCGCAATTGCGAGTCGCGCGATGGCATGATCGTCCTGAAGAAAATTGGCAATCTCGCCAAACGCAACGTTGCCGGCCACACCTCAAGTCCAGCCGCCTGCGACTTCAACAAGGATGGCAAACCGGATCTCCTGATTGGTGCGGAGAATGGGCGTCTGTACCACATTCTGCACGACGATTGCCTTTCGTGGACAGACTCACAACTGGTTGCTGCGCCTCCGCGCGAAGATTCAGGCGGCCGATTTCCTGGATTTGTCCGTGAAGAATTCGTCTATACGAAAGCAAGCTTCCCCGAATGTCATGCATCCACCATCTGCCGTACCAGTCGTGGTCTTGTCACAGCATGGTTTGGAGGGACAAAGGAAGGCAAGACGGATGTTGGAATCTGGGTGAGCTATCACGATGGCAGCAATTGGTCGTCTCCAAAACAGGTGGCAGACGGCGTTCAGCATAATGATCTGAGGTATCCGTGCTGGAATCCGGTTCTCTATCAGCCACCAGGCGACGCCCCCACATTGCTGTTTTTCAAAGTTGGCCCCAGCCCCAGCGAATGGTGGGGCGAAATGATGGTCAGCTACGATCGTGGGCGTACATTTCGTGACCGAGTCCGACTGCCGGAGGGAATTGATGGCCCCGTAAGATGTAAGCCTATCCTTCTGCCCGATGGTAAGACTTTGCTTTGTGGATCGTCCACAGAATACGATGGATGGCGAATCCATTTTGAATCGACGGTTCTGGAGAATGGTTTGCCTGTCGGCACATGGAATCGGATTGGGCCTATCAATACCGCAGAAGAATTCAACGCGATACAGCCGACGTTCCTGCAACATAAAGATGGGCGACTGCAGGTCTTGTGTCGAACCAGGGAAAGTGTTTTGACGACCAGTTTTTCCAGCGACCTGGGAAAGACCTGGTCGAAACTTCAGGCGATCGATTTACCCAATCCCAACTCCGGCATCGAAGTTGTCACTCTGAAAGATGGCCGTCACCTGCTCATCTACAATCACCTCGGCTCGGGCAAAACCGGCTGGGGGCGTCGTGGACTTCTAAACCTGGCCATTTCCGATGATGGCCTCAAATGGAAGAAAGTCGGCGTGCTGGAACAGGAAGAGAAAGCAGAATTCAGTTACCCGGCCATCATCCAGACCGATGACGGACTGGTTCATCTTTCGTACACCTGGAAACGCCAGCGAATCAAACACGTGGTGGTTGATCCGGAGCAAATTCGCGAAGGCGACGTATTGACCATGGAAAACTGGCACGACCGCTAA
- a CDS encoding sigma-70 family RNA polymerase sigma factor, translating to METSVSLLERIRRSSGDSDWGQLVGLYDPLIRLWIRRYSSAKHEVDDVVQEILTVVVRKLPDFERARLGSFRSWLRTITVNCLRDSWRSKRFRPLASGGSDFHAVLDQLADPCSELSQVWNDEYDQHVLQSLLEQVRHDFSEPIWQSFWRVAVSGESVERVSSDLGVSVNSVYIARSRVMSRLRQLGQGLIE from the coding sequence ATGGAAACCTCGGTCAGTTTACTGGAACGTATTCGTCGTTCGTCCGGGGATTCAGACTGGGGGCAACTGGTCGGGCTCTATGATCCATTGATTCGATTGTGGATTCGCCGTTACTCGTCCGCCAAACATGAGGTTGACGATGTCGTACAGGAGATACTGACGGTTGTCGTTCGAAAACTTCCCGACTTCGAAAGAGCCAGGTTGGGTTCGTTCCGAAGCTGGTTGAGAACCATCACAGTCAACTGCCTTCGAGACTCATGGCGATCAAAACGATTTCGGCCGCTCGCCTCCGGGGGCAGTGATTTTCACGCCGTCCTGGACCAATTGGCGGATCCCTGCAGCGAACTGAGCCAGGTCTGGAATGATGAGTACGACCAGCATGTGCTGCAGAGTCTGCTCGAACAGGTCCGCCATGACTTTTCAGAGCCGATATGGCAGTCTTTCTGGCGTGTTGCGGTTAGCGGAGAATCCGTCGAACGTGTATCCAGTGACCTCGGAGTGTCCGTCAATTCGGTCTATATTGCACGGTCGCGAGTCATGTCCCGGCTTCGACAACTTGGCCAGGGCCTGATTGAGTAA
- a CDS encoding protein kinase: protein MNKPNDEHPQLVQLAAFLEGRLSGVQQRAVEQHIEGCRTCCETMDRLPLDPLSAQLRDIETDLNPSESDWSIATDTGIRKSTDAKQPPDVLPDSLQSHPRYRILEPLGKGGMGVVYKAQHRMMDRIVAIKVIDGRLIDHPHMIRRFQNEVKAAAMLTHANIVRAYDAEHAEDLHFLVMEYVDGISLAELIDRKGPLSAEQAMGVIRKVAHGLQHACQHGMVHRDIKPQNIMVTRTGKVRILDFGLARFAREREQDAVPVNANPSDRMRLTADSLTMVGSILGTPDYIAPEQVTDPRSADTRADIYSLGCTCYYLLTGQPPFPAGNTIQKLIAHRDQTPESLRDLRPDISPAVVAIVSCMMARNPEDRFQDPREVATAIDALSSGSQFAEHSGNSTTSGKAGGTVQGAGKLPDIAADRQQSPNDRRSPNNSPSASPLDIPSRNYGTSVRQPSGRRGRRRTTDQKATSAQLVTRKLSAAAVILLIVGAMYFGRVHSVLDTTSPTEGQLTERTGNSEVHENAETTSSGNSAATSSSEWIDLMPLIDPARDSVAGRWQKSGTELTVDSTVGARLAIPTELPAEYDFEIEFTRLNGIHSVAMIFVSNGCQATFDIDAWAQHIAGIQNINGQTIQPEDPNPTAVADIRLTNGERYTASVRVRKNRIEASLNHRLLSTYRGDGSDLSLIPQWLLPDESTSIGIGAYDSSTTFHRLRLRPVTDSQQR from the coding sequence ATGAACAAACCAAACGATGAACACCCCCAACTTGTACAGCTGGCCGCGTTCCTGGAGGGACGCCTGTCGGGGGTTCAGCAGCGCGCTGTCGAACAACACATCGAAGGTTGCCGGACATGCTGCGAAACAATGGATCGCCTTCCGCTTGATCCGTTATCCGCACAGCTGCGGGATATCGAAACGGATTTGAATCCATCTGAAAGCGACTGGTCGATCGCAACGGATACCGGAATCCGGAAAAGCACAGATGCAAAACAGCCGCCGGATGTACTGCCTGATTCGCTTCAGAGCCACCCTCGATATCGCATTCTCGAACCGCTTGGTAAAGGAGGCATGGGAGTCGTCTATAAAGCACAGCATCGTATGATGGATCGCATCGTCGCAATCAAAGTCATCGATGGAAGGTTGATTGATCATCCACACATGATCCGGCGATTCCAGAACGAAGTCAAAGCGGCTGCAATGCTGACGCACGCAAATATCGTACGTGCGTACGATGCCGAACACGCAGAAGACCTTCATTTTCTGGTCATGGAATACGTCGATGGAATCAGTCTTGCAGAGCTGATTGATCGGAAGGGGCCACTTTCCGCCGAGCAGGCCATGGGCGTCATTCGAAAGGTGGCTCACGGGCTCCAGCACGCCTGCCAGCATGGAATGGTTCATCGCGATATCAAGCCGCAGAACATCATGGTCACTCGCACCGGGAAAGTCCGAATTCTGGATTTCGGACTTGCTCGTTTTGCGAGGGAACGTGAGCAGGATGCTGTTCCTGTAAACGCCAACCCTTCGGACCGAATGCGTCTTACGGCCGACTCGCTGACGATGGTCGGCTCAATCCTCGGGACACCCGACTACATTGCGCCGGAACAGGTCACAGACCCGCGTTCTGCAGATACGCGAGCCGACATCTACAGTCTGGGATGTACGTGCTACTACCTCCTTACCGGACAGCCGCCGTTTCCTGCCGGAAACACAATCCAGAAACTAATCGCTCATCGGGATCAGACACCGGAATCACTGCGCGACTTACGTCCGGATATTTCCCCGGCAGTTGTCGCCATCGTCAGCTGCATGATGGCGCGGAACCCGGAGGATCGATTCCAGGATCCACGGGAAGTGGCGACGGCTATCGATGCGTTGAGCAGTGGATCGCAGTTTGCGGAGCACTCCGGCAACTCAACAACGTCCGGGAAAGCCGGAGGGACGGTGCAGGGAGCAGGTAAGCTGCCTGACATAGCTGCTGATCGTCAGCAAAGCCCGAACGATCGACGTTCGCCCAACAACAGTCCCTCTGCAAGTCCCCTGGATATACCCTCCAGAAACTACGGAACGTCCGTCCGCCAACCATCTGGCCGCCGTGGACGGCGCCGAACGACTGACCAAAAGGCCACGTCTGCGCAACTGGTTACCAGGAAGCTGTCGGCGGCAGCGGTCATTCTGCTAATTGTCGGAGCGATGTATTTCGGCAGGGTTCATTCCGTTCTTGACACGACATCGCCCACGGAAGGTCAGCTCACCGAGCGCACCGGCAATTCGGAAGTTCACGAGAATGCAGAAACGACAAGTTCCGGCAACTCAGCGGCAACCAGCAGCAGCGAATGGATTGATCTGATGCCTTTGATTGATCCGGCAAGAGATTCGGTCGCTGGTCGTTGGCAGAAATCCGGCACCGAACTGACCGTGGACAGCACTGTCGGAGCGAGGCTGGCGATTCCGACAGAACTTCCCGCGGAGTATGATTTTGAAATCGAGTTCACTCGCCTGAATGGAATTCACTCGGTTGCAATGATCTTCGTGTCCAATGGCTGTCAGGCCACGTTCGATATCGATGCCTGGGCACAGCATATTGCTGGCATTCAAAATATTAACGGTCAAACCATTCAGCCCGAAGACCCGAATCCGACTGCTGTTGCTGATATTCGACTCACCAATGGTGAACGATACACAGCCAGCGTCCGCGTGCGGAAGAATCGAATCGAAGCGAGCCTTAATCATCGACTCCTGTCGACGTATCGGGGTGACGGATCTGATTTGAGCCTGATTCCACAATGGCTGCTTCCCGACGAGTCAACGTCCATTGGAATCGGCGCCTACGATTCTTCCACAACATTCCATCGTCTTCGCCTGCGTCCGGTGACAGACTCCCAACAGCGCTGA